The window acagagagagagagacagacagagagagacagacagagagagacagacagagagagagacagacagagagagagagacagagagagagacagacagagagagacagacagagagagagacagacagagagagacagacagagagagagacagacagagagagagacagacagacagagagacagacagagagagagacagacagagagagagacagacagacagagagagacagacagacagacagacagacagagacagacagacagagagagacagacagacagagagagacagacagacaaagagagacagagagtcagatgGAGTTACTTCAGTGGGCAGGTCAGAGCGGATGCGAACGGTGCATCTCTTAGAAGCCATCTGGAAGGTGAAGCTGATCACTCCTTTCACCTTCAGCAGAGCCTCCTCACACACACCTCGCTGGGCCTGGACAACACACAGTCAGTTGGTGTACAGCAGGGTTTCCGGAAGCCGGTAAACCACGGCTTTTGTAGCCAATAAACTACATGAAAATCCAATAAATAAAATTGTTTCTGGACAAATTgtctgggagaaaaaaaaaagtccactgcaaaataatgattttttttaaattgatggaAATACCGTTGACGTCAAAGGCAAATATACTTCAAAAGCTAATAAATCCTCAAGTTGCTTGGACATTAGTGTTGGGTGTGTGTTTCTATTCCTACTCACGCAGAAGACAGGGGTTCTCATAAGGGACTTCAGCTAAGTGTACCCTGACTGGCCAGAAGACAGAGGTCGTCAGCTAAGTGTACCCTGACTGGCCAGAGGACAGAGGTTCTCATAGAAGTCTTCAGCTAAGTGTACCCTGACTGGCCAGAAGACAGAGGTCGTCAGCTAAGTGTACCCTGACTGGCCAGAAGACAGAGGTCGTCAGCTAAGTGTACCCTGACTGGCCAGAAGACAGAGGTCGTCAGCTAAGTGTACCCTGACTGGCCAGAAGACAGAGGTCGTCAGCTAAGTGTACCCTGACTGGCCAGAAGACAGAGGTCGTCAGCTAAGTGTACCCTGACTGGCCAGAAGACAGAGGTCGTCAGCTAAGTGTACCCTGACTGGCCAGAAGACAGAGGTCGTCAGCTAAGTGTACCCTGACTGGCCAGAAGACAGAGGTTCGTCAGCTAAGTGTACCCTGACTGGCCAGAAGACAGAGGTCGTCAGCTAAGTGTACCCTGACTGGCCAGAAGACAGAGGTCGTCAGCTAAGTGTACCCTGACTGGCCAGAAGACAGAGGTCGTCAGCTAAGTGTACCCTGACTGGGAAAAACTGGAAAAAGCTGTTGATAATCCCCGTTTCCAGTAAGCCCTCCGAGAGGGGATTCTTTCTCCAAAACAGAGTAAAGATGGCCTCAAGATCGCTCCTTGACGACAAAGTAACGAGGCTGATGTGCATCAAGCTGCTTCAAGGAGTTGGACAGTTCTGACTACCCAGCAGCAGCGGCAGCTCACTTTTACCAGGCCAAGATCTGCTACAAACGCAAGTAAATTAGAGGCAAATGATTGTGTTTGTCAGGCACATTCCTAGCATTCCTGCTGCCGCACTAGGCCAGATATACGTACTCCGCCCGTGTCATGTATAGTATAAAGATTTGGAATGGATTTGTAGACGAGAAGACATGTGTATCATAGTCAATTAGTGCATTTCAGTTGAGCTTATTCAGTAGCACTTGGAAACAACACTGTTGCCAACTACTCACATCAGAAAGATACAATGCTGCAATCACTAGTCAGCCCACTGTCTATAGTAAGAAACAGTTATCAATCACTAGTCAGCCCACTATCTATAGTAGGACACCGAGTGGTTATCAATCACTAGTCAGCCCACTGTCTATAGTAGGACAGTTATCAATCACTAGTCAGCCCACTGTCTATAGTAGGAAACAGTTATCAATCACTAGTCAGCCCACTGTCTATAGTAGGACACAGTTATCAATCACTAGTCAGCCCACTGTCTATAGTAGGAAACAGTTATCAATCACTAGTCAGCCCACTGTCTATAGTAGGACACAGTTATCAATCACTAGTCAGCCCACTGTCTATAGTAGGAAACAGTTATCAATCACTAGTCAGCCCACTGTCTATAGTAAGACAGTTATCAATCACTAGTCAGCCCACTGTCTATAGTAGTAAACAGTTATCAATCACTAGTCAGCCCACTGTCTATAGTAAGACAGTTATCAATCACTAGTCAGCCCACTGTCTATAGTAGGAAACAGTTATCAATCACTAGTCAGCCCACTGTCTATAGTAGGACAGTTATCAATCACTAGTCAGCCCACTGTCTATAGTAAGAAACAGTTATCAATCACTAGTCAGCCCACTGTCTATAGTAGGACACCGAGTGGTTATCAATCACTAGTCAGCCCACTGTCTATAGTAAGACAGTTATCAATCACTAGTCAGCCCACTGTCTATAGTAGGACACAGTTATCAATCACTAGTCAGCCCACTGTCTATAGTAGTAAACAGTTATCAATCACTAGTCAGCCCACTGTCTATAGTAGGAAACAGTTATCAATCACTAGTCAGCCCACTGTCTATAGTAGGAAACAGTTATCAATCACTAGTCAGCCCACTGTCTATAGTAGGACACAGTTATCAATCACTAGTCAGCCCACTGTCTATAGTAAGAAACAGTTATCAATCACTAGTCAGCCCACTGTCTATAGTAAGAAACAGTTATCAATCACTAGTCAGCCCACTGTCTATAGTAGGACAGTTATCACTAGTCAGCCCACTGTCTATAGTAAGAAACAGTTATCAATCACTAGTCAGCCCACTGTCTATAGTAAGAAACAGTTATCAATCACTAGTCAGCCCACTGTCTATAGTAGGACAGTTATCAATCACTAGTCAGCCCACTGTCTATAGTAAGACAGTTATCAATCACTAGTCAGCCCACTGTCTATAGTAAGACAGTTATCAATCACTAGTCAGCCCACTGTCTATAGTAAGACAGTTATCAATCACTAGTCAGCCCACTGTCTATAGTAGGAAACAGTTATCAATCACTAGTCAGCCCACTGTCTATAGTAGTAAACAGTTATCAATCACTAGTCAGCCCACTGTCTATAGTAAGACAGTTATCAATCACTAGTCAGCCCACTGTCTATAGTAGGACACAGTTATCAATCACTAGTCAGCCCACTGTCTATAGTAAGACAGTTATCAATCACTAGTCAGCCCACTGTCTATAGTAGGAAACAGTTATCAATCACTAGTCAGCCCACTGTCTATAGTAGGAAACAGTTATCAATCACTAGTCAGCCCACTGTCTATAGTAAGAAACAGTTATCAATCACTAGTCAGCCCATTGTCTATAGTAGGACACCGAGTGGTTATCAATAACCCACGTATATCACAATTGACAGGTAGGGGGGCTCCTGTTTGGAGCTCCACTCACACAAAACATTTGATTGGTTTGATAAGTAACAATGCGTCTCACTAGTTTCTATTCAGACTCCACCACTAGACCCCTTTTTAGCATATTTCTCCCTTCCTCCAGGCTTTCCTGACTTAAGCCTGGCTTCTGAGGATATGCATGTAGTgagctgtgtgtatatatacagttgaagtcggaagtttaaataacccttagccaaatacatttaaactcagatttttaacaattcctgatatttaatcctaaatcccctgttttaggtcagttaagatcaccacttttgTTCTTCgtcttgtaagcctccccctttttcctccaaacataatgatggtcattatggccaatttttgtttcaccagaccagaggacatttctccaaaaaatacaatctttgtccccatgtgcagttgcaaaccgtagtctggcttttttatggcggtttagagcagtggcttcttccttgctgagcggcctttcaggttatgttgatataggactcgttttactgtggatatagatatttttgtacctgtttcctccagcatcttcataaggtcctttgctgttgttctgggattcatttgcacttttcgcacgttcatctctaggagacagcggTATGACGgcggcgtggtcccatggtgtttatacttgcgtactattgtttgtacagatgaacgtggtaccttcaggcgtttggaaactgctcccaagtatgaaccagacttgtggaggtcttggctgatttctttagattttcccatgatgtcaagcagaggcactgagtttgaaggtaggccttgaaatacatccacaggtacacctccaattgtctcaaatgatgtcaattagcctatcagaagcttctaaagccatgacatcattttctgggcttttccaagctgtttaaaggcagtcagcttagttaatgtaaacttctgacccactggaattgtgatacagtgaattataagtaaaatattctgtctgttaacaattgttagaaaaattacttgtgtcatccacaaagtagatgtcctaaccgacttgccaaaactatagtttgttaacaagaaatttgtggagtggttgaaaaactagttttaatgaccccaacctaagtgtaagtaaacatccaacttcaactgtatgtatatatagattagactgtcatcaaggcaaagggtggctactttgaagaatcgaaaacatatttagatttatttaacacttttttggttactacatgattccatatgtgttatttcatctttttgatgtcttccctattattctacaatgtagaaaatagtcaaaataaagaaaaaccctggaaggaGTAGGTGCgtttcaaacttttgactggaacggTATATATACACTCACAGTGCTGTCCAGGCCTTGGATGTGCAGAGTGACAGACTTGTTCTTCCCTTTGGAAGAGTTGAGGAAGAACTGGGGtttgtttctcctcctctctttctctgggcTGGGCGGGGCACTCAGGATTCCATACACCTCCCGTGACAGGGTATTGATGTCATCACACAAACCACTCCTACAAGAGACAGGGCCAGGATGTCAGATgacctggctatatacaggaagtaccagataataacatggctatttacagggagtaccaggtaataacatggctatttacagggagtaccaggtaataacatggctatatacagggagtaccaggtaataacatggctatatacagggagtaccagtaccgagctGATGTCccggggtacgaggtaattgaggtagctatgtacatataggtagggttaaagttactaggcaacaggatagataagacaatagcagcagcgtatgttgtgtgtgtgttgtcagtgtaaatatgtgtgagtgtgtacagtccagtgcgtgtgtgtagagtcagtgccAGAGAGTTACTACAAAAAGAGACAGGACCAAGAGAGGAGTAGGATTCATTGAAAACATTAATTTGTCCAGTTGATTGATGCACATTGTTGCAATTCACAATTGTGATGCCGAAGCCATAGGTAGacagttttttttacacacacagtTAAACAGGGACCTGAGAGAGTGGACTGACCTCTCCATCAGGGTCACCAGGCTGACCATCATGCCCAGTTCATTCTTCATAGTGGTGATGTTCAGGGGCCACTCTGCCAGGTAGCGCATAGTCTTGAGAGGAGAGATTACAAATCAGAAAGAGACACTACTACATCCTGTTCCCAAGTTTCAGGGGGATGTTGAGTGTCAATGTCATGTTGGCATTGTTTTTGAATGTGTATTGTCTGGTTAGATTTAGCCTCGGTCATCCTGGCTTCCTTTCCTCAACGAGACAAGACTTGGAAGGTTGGCCAGCGTGAGACAATTATATTAGAAGGAACTGCTTTGTATACTGTtgctttttgtttgtttcttcttGTGGATTTTTTTGTTTAGTTTCCAACTAGCTTTACTATAACGTAAAACAAATACAGCTCATTCTGCAGCTGTAACCTATTAGTCATCTCTgtttttgtctgttctgttcttgcTTGTTTGATTGTCATTGTGGTTTCTGTAGCTAGGGGGCCAGTAGCAGGTTAAACCGACCTGTAGGGTGGCGAACAGCACTTGTGGGTCCTGGTGGTCCAGGAAGAGAACCAGGCCGGGGAGACAGCCTTGGTCCTGGACTATTGCCTCCCGGTTCCGGGGCTCCGACGCCAGGTCCCGGAGCTGGGTCACCACAGAAAGAGCATCCATCATCTTAGTTAATCTAACTTACCGAGTCTCTGCAGGCAGAGAAAG is drawn from Oncorhynchus tshawytscha isolate Ot180627B linkage group LG05, Otsh_v2.0, whole genome shotgun sequence and contains these coding sequences:
- the armc1l gene encoding armadillo repeat containing 1, like isoform X1 — protein: MRQNRCFVCVHEPVCLALRDLASEPRNREAIVQDQGCLPGLVLFLDHQDPQVLFATLQTMRYLAEWPLNITTMKNELGMMVSLVTLMERSGLCDDINTLSREVYGILSAPPSPEKERRRNKPQFFLNSSKGKNKSVTLHIQGLDSTAQRGVCEEALLKVKGVISFTFQMASKRCTVRIRSDLPTESLASAIAATKVLSAQQVVRNEVGEEVLLPLSVCVGNVREENVSIPDYLPEDESPESETDRAVSRTAAKDNTSGSWLGSAATFLTRSFYW
- the armc1l gene encoding armadillo repeat containing 1, like isoform X2 is translated as MMDALSVVTQLRDLASEPRNREAIVQDQGCLPGLVLFLDHQDPQVLFATLQTMRYLAEWPLNITTMKNELGMMVSLVTLMERSGLCDDINTLSREVYGILSAPPSPEKERRRNKPQFFLNSSKGKNKSVTLHIQGLDSTAQRGVCEEALLKVKGVISFTFQMASKRCTVRIRSDLPTESLASAIAATKVLSAQQVVRNEVGEEVLLPLSVCVGNVREENVSIPDYLPEDESPESETDRAVSRTAAKDNTSGSWLGSAATFLTRSFYW